The following nucleotide sequence is from Chromobacterium rhizoryzae.
TTGGGACAGCTCTTTCCGGCTGCGCAGATAATAGCCGAGCGTGGCGAGCAGACCGACCAGCGCGCCAACCACGAAAAACAGCAGCAGAAACACAATCAGCGGCGCGGACCAGGACTGGCCGAAGAACAATTTGAATTCAACCGCATGGCTGTTTTGCACGGTGACCGCGATCAGGAATACCAACAGGGCCAATTCAACGATACGAAGCAGGTAACGCATGATCTCGCTCGATTTGTTTGCCGGAGTGCAAGTTTAAACGATAGCCCGGCGCAACCCAAGCTGGAATTTCAGCCGCGCAAAGAAAAAGCGCCGCAAAAAGCGGCGCTTCGGATTCGCTAGACAGGGCTTGAACGCCTAGGCTTCGCTCTGCTCCAACAGGGACAGATCGACGCGTTCGCGCAATTCTTTAC
It contains:
- a CDS encoding LapA family protein is translated as MRYLLRIVELALLVFLIAVTVQNSHAVEFKLFFGQSWSAPLIVFLLLFFVVGALVGLLATLGYYLRSRKELSQLKKELRNRPPASKVISDPSDAIAD